The following coding sequences lie in one Pseudarthrobacter phenanthrenivorans Sphe3 genomic window:
- a CDS encoding TetR/AcrR family transcriptional regulator — protein sequence MSLAVARKPLRADAARNVDKIITAARQCFREFGPDVPLQTIAATAGVGPATLFRNFADKEELVLAALNRQLRLSVDPVIDGALADIDAAAGLLRVMEALMDAASDDANLLGAVAGRRELLTGITGSLMESISVLLQRGQGQGSLRTDISMTDMFRLLAMLIGVVDTMEPGSDAWRRPLALVEDAIRTTRPTRPLPPHVPVPGSPAAGQGNGQQLP from the coding sequence ATGAGCCTCGCAGTCGCCCGCAAGCCCCTCCGCGCCGACGCAGCGCGGAACGTGGACAAAATCATCACGGCGGCGCGCCAATGCTTCCGTGAATTCGGGCCGGACGTACCACTGCAAACCATCGCGGCAACGGCAGGGGTTGGCCCGGCCACCCTGTTCCGCAACTTTGCCGATAAGGAAGAGCTGGTGCTTGCCGCACTGAACCGGCAACTACGCCTCTCCGTGGATCCGGTGATCGACGGCGCGCTGGCCGACATCGATGCAGCAGCGGGGCTGCTGCGGGTGATGGAAGCGCTCATGGATGCAGCGAGCGATGACGCCAACCTCCTGGGGGCAGTGGCAGGCCGGCGTGAGCTCCTGACCGGCATCACCGGGTCCCTCATGGAATCCATCAGTGTGCTGCTGCAGCGCGGCCAGGGTCAGGGAAGCCTGCGCACTGACATCTCCATGACAGACATGTTCCGGCTGCTCGCGATGCTGATCGGCGTGGTGGACACCATGGAGCCCGGGTCCGATGCCTGGCGGCGCCCACTGGCACTCGTTGAAGATGCCATCCGCACCACCCGGCCCACGCGCCCGCTTCCGCCGCACGTTCCGGTCCCCGGCTCCCCAGCGGCCGGACAGGGGAACGGGCAACAGCTGCCGTAG
- a CDS encoding thiamine-binding protein, giving the protein MLLAFSVAPSGAPSEGSRPTDASVHDAVAAAVRIVRESGLPNKTDSMFTTIEGEWDEVFDVVKRATEAVGQYGSRVSLVIKADIRPGYTGELTAKVDRLEEALGNGS; this is encoded by the coding sequence ATGTTGCTTGCTTTTTCTGTTGCCCCCTCCGGTGCCCCCAGCGAAGGTTCCCGCCCCACTGATGCATCAGTGCACGACGCCGTTGCTGCCGCCGTCAGGATCGTCCGGGAATCCGGCCTCCCCAATAAGACCGACTCGATGTTCACCACTATCGAGGGTGAGTGGGACGAGGTCTTCGATGTGGTGAAGAGGGCCACGGAGGCGGTGGGGCAGTACGGCAGCCGCGTCTCGCTGGTGATCAAGGCGGATATCCGGCCAGGCTACACCGGCGAGCTGACGGCGAAAGTGGACCGGCTGGAAGAAGCCCTGGGCAACGGTTCCTGA
- a CDS encoding O-methyltransferase, whose amino-acid sequence MFEHKPRPEWIAAEEFLSRVVVHPDAGLQQAIDSAAAAGMPPIEVAPNAGKLLKLLVQVSRARRVLEIGTLAGFSTIWMGRGLPDDGTLVTCEFLPQHAEVAWANIDAAGLGEKVEIRLGPALETLASLEEEAREPFDFIFIDADKENNSRYLDWAVRLGRPGAVVVLDNTVWEGAILDPEADPVNAPGIIDALKLLGEHPRLDATVIQTVGSKGWDGFALARIT is encoded by the coding sequence ATGTTCGAGCACAAGCCCCGGCCGGAGTGGATTGCCGCCGAAGAGTTCCTGTCCCGCGTGGTGGTCCACCCCGATGCGGGACTGCAGCAGGCCATCGACTCCGCCGCCGCGGCCGGCATGCCCCCTATCGAAGTCGCGCCCAATGCCGGTAAGCTCCTCAAGCTCCTGGTCCAGGTTTCCCGCGCCCGGCGCGTGCTGGAGATAGGAACGCTAGCCGGCTTCAGTACCATCTGGATGGGCCGCGGACTTCCCGACGACGGCACTTTGGTCACGTGCGAATTCCTGCCTCAGCACGCGGAGGTCGCGTGGGCCAATATCGATGCTGCTGGCTTGGGGGAGAAAGTGGAGATCCGGCTGGGGCCGGCGCTTGAGACACTTGCCTCGCTGGAGGAGGAAGCCCGGGAGCCGTTCGATTTCATCTTTATTGATGCGGACAAGGAGAATAACAGCCGCTACCTTGACTGGGCTGTCCGGCTGGGCAGGCCCGGCGCTGTGGTGGTGCTGGACAACACGGTCTGGGAAGGCGCCATCCTGGATCCGGAGGCGGACCCGGTTAATGCGCCCGGCATTATTGATGCGCTCAAGCTCCTGGGGGAGCACCCCCGGCTCGATGCCACCGTCATCCAGACCGTCGGCTCGAAAGGCTGGGACGGATTCGCGCTGGCACGCATCACCTAG
- a CDS encoding Dps family protein produces the protein MKASPTLASNLQMVLTDLIELHLQGKQAHWNVVGTNFRDLHLQLDEIIAAARLFADQAAERMRALQALPDGRSSTVSAGSRLEGFPEGLTSTKETVKLITARLERTVQTMRDVHDEVDEEDPTSADLLHAAIERLEQLAWMVNAETMAPTAKVTEPA, from the coding sequence ATGAAAGCGTCACCCACCCTTGCCAGCAATCTACAGATGGTGCTCACGGACCTCATCGAACTGCACCTTCAGGGAAAGCAAGCCCACTGGAACGTGGTGGGCACGAACTTCCGGGACCTGCACCTGCAGCTTGACGAGATCATTGCCGCTGCCAGGCTCTTCGCGGACCAGGCGGCCGAACGCATGCGTGCCCTGCAGGCCCTCCCGGACGGGCGCAGCAGCACTGTCTCTGCCGGCAGCCGGCTGGAAGGGTTCCCGGAAGGCCTCACCTCCACCAAAGAGACCGTCAAGCTGATCACTGCCAGGCTGGAACGCACCGTCCAGACCATGCGCGACGTCCATGATGAGGTGGACGAGGAGGACCCCACGAGTGCAGACCTGCTGCATGCGGCCATTGAACGGCTGGAGCAGCTGGCCTGGATGGTGAACGCTGAAACCATGGCTCCCACGGCCAAAGTGACCGAACCCGCCTAG
- a CDS encoding CsbD family protein: MGLDDKIDNAAEKMGGKAKEATGRATDDERLEAEGRMDQTKADLKQAGEKIKDAFKKE, from the coding sequence ATGGGTTTGGACGACAAGATCGACAACGCTGCCGAGAAAATGGGCGGCAAGGCCAAAGAGGCCACCGGCAGGGCCACGGATGACGAACGCCTTGAGGCCGAAGGCCGGATGGACCAGACGAAAGCCGACCTGAAGCAGGCCGGCGAAAAAATCAAGGACGCCTTCAAAAAGGAATAA
- a CDS encoding YihY/virulence factor BrkB family protein, whose translation MATHDSSETSTAKAGQAPDPNDSRKPDSPKELDKPNWKYILKKTLREFNKDQCPDLAAALTYYAVLSLFPAILALVSLIGLFGDPQKTTDALLQIVRGFVPAETADTVGGVVSDLASAPAAGLTLIIGLATALWSASGYVGAFGRAMNRIYEVDEGRPFVKLRGTMLVVTLLAVVIVAILAGMLVLSGPVAEAVGGLIGLSGVFLAIWDIAKWPVMVGLIIVIIAVLYYATPNVKQPKFKWMSMGSGIALFVFLVASLGFGFYVGNFGNYNKTYGTLGGVIVMLLWLWILNMSLLFGAEFDAEMERGRQLQAGIKAEETIQLPPRDTKKSEKLQKQEEEDIKHGRELREKYSAENGTGTDQSGSDQDSTEEREPHRDRVRDKVRHRTGESPDDGRNGAPRNGSS comes from the coding sequence ATGGCCACTCACGACTCTTCCGAAACCAGCACCGCCAAGGCAGGACAGGCGCCGGATCCAAACGATTCCCGTAAGCCGGACAGTCCCAAGGAACTGGACAAGCCAAACTGGAAATACATCCTCAAGAAAACCCTGCGGGAGTTCAACAAGGACCAGTGCCCCGACCTGGCTGCAGCCCTGACCTATTACGCGGTACTGTCGCTGTTCCCGGCCATCTTGGCACTTGTATCCCTGATAGGGCTTTTTGGTGACCCGCAGAAGACCACCGACGCACTGCTGCAGATCGTCAGGGGATTTGTGCCGGCCGAGACTGCTGACACGGTAGGCGGAGTGGTGTCAGACCTTGCCAGTGCACCGGCCGCCGGGCTAACCCTGATAATTGGTCTCGCCACCGCCCTGTGGTCTGCTTCCGGCTACGTGGGCGCCTTCGGACGGGCCATGAACCGCATCTATGAGGTTGATGAAGGTCGGCCGTTCGTCAAGCTGCGAGGCACCATGCTGGTGGTCACGCTCCTGGCCGTGGTGATCGTGGCAATCCTGGCAGGCATGCTGGTGCTCAGTGGCCCGGTGGCAGAAGCCGTGGGCGGCCTGATCGGCCTGAGCGGCGTGTTCCTCGCCATTTGGGACATCGCCAAGTGGCCGGTCATGGTGGGACTGATCATCGTGATCATTGCGGTCCTCTACTACGCCACGCCCAACGTTAAGCAGCCCAAGTTCAAGTGGATGAGCATGGGGTCGGGCATCGCACTGTTCGTCTTCCTGGTGGCCTCACTTGGTTTCGGGTTCTACGTAGGCAACTTCGGAAACTACAACAAGACGTACGGCACCCTGGGCGGCGTGATCGTGATGCTGCTGTGGCTGTGGATCCTGAACATGTCGCTGCTCTTCGGTGCCGAGTTCGACGCCGAGATGGAACGGGGGCGCCAGCTCCAGGCCGGCATCAAGGCTGAGGAGACAATCCAGCTGCCGCCCCGGGACACGAAGAAGAGCGAAAAGCTGCAAAAGCAAGAAGAGGAAGACATCAAGCACGGCCGCGAGCTGCGGGAAAAGTACAGTGCGGAAAACGGGACGGGCACGGACCAATCCGGCTCGGACCAGGACAGCACCGAGGAGCGGGAACCGCACCGGGACAGGGTCCGGGACAAGGTGCGCCACCGGACCGGGGAATCCCCTGACGACGGCCGGAACGGCGCCCCTCGCAACGGCAGCAGCTAG
- a CDS encoding DUF3618 domain-containing protein, whose amino-acid sequence MSDNPDAIRSDIEATRARLGTNVDAVADKVTPSNIVHRQTDKVKGAVTGVKEKIMGAADSASTTVQDTVHSGAGHTGNAMHSTGETLHGAKDTAAAKLNDAGTAISQAPDQVKAKTQGNPLAAGLIAFGAGMLISSLIPASQKERQAADQLKTAAQPLATQVTDAAKTVVEDLKEPAQEAMDNVKATATDAAQNVKTEGQHAATDVKDRATDAKTNVQNT is encoded by the coding sequence ATGAGCGATAACCCGGACGCAATCCGTTCAGACATAGAAGCCACCCGCGCACGCCTGGGCACCAACGTGGACGCGGTCGCCGACAAAGTCACCCCATCCAACATCGTCCACCGCCAGACCGACAAGGTAAAAGGCGCCGTCACCGGGGTCAAGGAGAAAATCATGGGCGCAGCAGATTCCGCCAGCACCACCGTCCAGGACACAGTCCACTCCGGCGCCGGACACACCGGCAACGCCATGCACTCCACCGGAGAAACCCTCCACGGCGCCAAGGACACCGCCGCAGCCAAACTCAACGACGCCGGCACCGCGATCTCCCAAGCACCGGACCAGGTCAAAGCCAAAACCCAGGGCAACCCCCTGGCCGCCGGCCTGATCGCGTTCGGCGCCGGAATGCTCATCTCCTCCCTGATCCCGGCCAGCCAAAAAGAACGCCAAGCCGCCGACCAGCTCAAAACCGCCGCCCAGCCCCTGGCCACCCAGGTCACCGACGCCGCCAAAACCGTCGTCGAAGACCTCAAGGAACCAGCCCAGGAAGCCATGGACAACGTCAAGGCCACCGCCACCGACGCAGCCCAAAACGTCAAAACCGAAGGCCAACACGCCGCCACCGACGTCAAAGACCGCGCCACCGACGCCAAAACCAACGTCCAAAACACCTAA
- a CDS encoding phage holin family protein — protein MSSSIPEMPPSAAHQKADNASLGELLGDVTRDLSTLMRQEVELAKAELKQSATKAGKGSGMLGGAGVAGHFVLIFLSLALMFALGALMPLGWAAVIVAVIWGIIAAVLAAMGRKELKQIKGLPQTGETLSEIPPTLKPGEVNR, from the coding sequence ATGAGTAGTTCTATTCCGGAGATGCCGCCGAGTGCGGCGCATCAGAAGGCCGATAACGCTTCGCTGGGCGAGTTGCTGGGCGACGTGACGCGGGACCTGTCCACGCTCATGCGCCAGGAAGTGGAGCTCGCCAAAGCCGAACTCAAACAATCCGCCACCAAGGCCGGCAAGGGCTCGGGCATGCTCGGCGGCGCCGGCGTGGCCGGACACTTCGTCCTGATCTTCCTCTCTCTTGCCCTGATGTTCGCCCTGGGCGCGCTCATGCCGCTGGGCTGGGCCGCCGTGATCGTCGCCGTGATCTGGGGCATCATCGCCGCCGTCCTGGCCGCGATGGGCCGCAAGGAACTCAAACAGATCAAGGGCCTGCCCCAGACAGGCGAAACACTCTCAGAAATTCCCCCAACCCTAAAACCAGGTGAGGTAAACCGATGA
- a CDS encoding NAD-dependent epimerase/dehydratase family protein, with protein sequence MHIAITGASGNAGTALLRRLQTHLAEKPGSLKLTGISRRRPDTGAAPYSGVEWHTLDVGLDKDQPLLDAALAGVDSVVHLAWQIQPNRDLEQLYRTNVTGTRNVLAAAGRAGVKHIVCASSVGAYSKAPKDPRSDESWPARGMAGSHYSRHKAEQEEALDAFMAAEPGISVARLRPALIFQRDAGSEIGRYFLGPLIPRLLPGKLRIPLLPAPDNLVFQAVHADDVADAYWRVVDQRASGAFNVAAEPVLTPQELARILGAKRILPIPMKLLHGVVGLAWRLRLQPTDSGWVEMAAGVPVMDTGRARRILGWEPRTASTDAVREVLEGMGTGEGVTPSPVLEPRNPASTAES encoded by the coding sequence ATGCACATTGCCATCACGGGAGCCAGCGGAAACGCCGGCACCGCACTGCTGCGCAGGCTTCAGACCCACCTTGCCGAAAAACCGGGAAGCCTGAAACTGACCGGCATCAGCAGGCGGCGTCCGGACACCGGCGCCGCCCCCTACTCCGGCGTGGAGTGGCACACCTTGGACGTGGGACTCGACAAGGACCAGCCGCTCCTTGACGCCGCACTGGCAGGCGTGGACTCCGTAGTTCACCTTGCGTGGCAGATCCAGCCCAACCGGGACCTGGAGCAGCTGTACCGGACCAATGTCACCGGCACCAGGAACGTTCTGGCGGCCGCCGGAAGGGCGGGCGTGAAGCACATCGTCTGCGCCTCGTCGGTGGGGGCGTACAGCAAGGCCCCAAAGGACCCGCGGAGCGACGAATCATGGCCTGCCCGCGGCATGGCCGGCTCGCACTACAGCCGGCACAAGGCCGAGCAGGAAGAGGCCCTGGACGCCTTCATGGCGGCGGAGCCGGGGATTTCGGTTGCCCGGCTCCGGCCGGCCCTCATCTTCCAGCGGGATGCCGGAAGCGAAATCGGACGATACTTCCTTGGTCCGCTGATCCCCCGGCTGCTGCCAGGCAAACTTCGGATTCCGCTTCTTCCGGCCCCGGACAACCTGGTTTTCCAAGCGGTCCATGCCGATGATGTGGCCGACGCCTATTGGCGGGTGGTCGACCAACGGGCTTCCGGAGCCTTCAATGTTGCCGCCGAGCCGGTGCTGACCCCACAGGAGCTGGCGCGCATCCTGGGGGCCAAAAGGATCCTTCCGATCCCGATGAAACTGCTTCACGGCGTGGTGGGCCTGGCATGGAGGTTGAGGTTGCAGCCCACGGATTCCGGATGGGTGGAGATGGCGGCAGGCGTCCCCGTCATGGATACCGGCAGGGCGCGCCGCATCCTGGGGTGGGAGCCAAGAACCGCGTCCACTGACGCAGTGCGGGAGGTACTTGAGGGCATGGGAACGGGGGAAGGAGTCACTCCCTCCCCCGTCCTGGAACCAAGGAATCCTGCGTCTACCGCAGAAAGCTAG
- a CDS encoding sigma-70 family RNA polymerase sigma factor, translating into MPEYFPALAVDATPVHQQQPETPRKSRSGSSAGRLRQTFENDLVLGYLDLAEALAARFEARGRERADLNQVAYLGLVKAARGFDQSKGESFPAYAAPTITGELKRYLRDRTWVVRPPRYIQDLRTRMFRAEPELTQSLGRNPSVAELAGALDEDPAAVQEAISASSSMHPDSLDAVNPHSDAPSIGEVLACPETPLERLEELACLRDAIQDLDSADRELLYRRYFCEETQVQLGKRLGMSQMQVSRRLARVLVELQRRLASTAVPGEQDEAPGSATRRTGSAAASGASFRTVRGVPGPAPSRTSPARRGAGRARTR; encoded by the coding sequence ATGCCCGAATACTTTCCCGCACTTGCCGTGGATGCTACGCCTGTCCACCAACAGCAGCCAGAAACCCCGAGAAAAAGCCGTTCCGGCAGCAGTGCCGGACGGCTTCGCCAGACGTTCGAAAACGATCTGGTCCTCGGCTACCTGGACCTGGCCGAGGCGCTGGCTGCCCGCTTCGAGGCCCGCGGCCGCGAACGGGCAGACCTGAACCAGGTGGCATACCTCGGACTCGTTAAGGCTGCACGCGGTTTCGACCAGTCAAAGGGGGAAAGCTTCCCGGCCTACGCCGCCCCCACCATCACCGGAGAGCTGAAACGGTATCTTCGCGACCGCACCTGGGTGGTCCGCCCCCCGAGGTACATCCAGGACTTACGGACCCGGATGTTCCGGGCCGAGCCGGAGCTGACCCAGTCCCTGGGACGGAATCCCAGCGTGGCTGAACTGGCAGGGGCGCTGGATGAGGATCCGGCGGCAGTGCAGGAAGCCATTTCGGCGTCAAGTAGCATGCACCCGGACTCGCTGGACGCCGTCAACCCGCACTCGGACGCACCGTCCATCGGCGAGGTGCTCGCGTGCCCCGAAACACCGCTGGAACGCCTTGAGGAGCTGGCCTGCCTGCGTGACGCGATCCAGGACCTGGACTCCGCGGACCGGGAGCTCCTGTACCGCCGCTACTTCTGCGAAGAGACCCAGGTGCAGCTCGGGAAGCGGTTGGGCATGTCCCAGATGCAGGTTTCGCGCCGGCTTGCCCGCGTGCTGGTGGAGTTGCAGCGCAGGCTCGCAAGCACCGCAGTGCCAGGGGAGCAGGACGAAGCCCCCGGGAGCGCTACGCGCAGGACCGGCAGTGCCGCGGCTTCCGGCGCCTCCTTCCGGACAGTCCGGGGGGTGCCTGGCCCTGCTCCCTCACGCACGAGCCCGGCCCGCAGGGGCGCCGGCCGGGCACGGACCCGGTAG
- a CDS encoding D-glycero-alpha-D-manno-heptose-1,7-bisphosphate 7-phosphatase yields MGSSVTSKLRAVLFDRDGTLVVDVPYNGDPDLVRPMPGAKAVLDALRSEGIATGVVSNQSGIARGLITPEDVAGVNARVEELLGPFDVWEVCPHAEQDGCQCRKPAPGMVHSACRKLGVPESQAALIGDIGADVRAAEAAGATGVLVPTPVTLPEEVADARLVAPDLAGAVLLLQEGR; encoded by the coding sequence ATGGGAAGCTCCGTAACCTCCAAGCTCAGGGCTGTCCTGTTCGACCGGGACGGGACCCTGGTGGTCGATGTGCCCTACAACGGGGACCCCGATCTTGTCCGGCCGATGCCCGGCGCCAAGGCCGTCCTGGACGCGCTGCGCTCCGAGGGCATAGCAACCGGCGTGGTCAGCAACCAGTCCGGCATCGCCCGCGGCCTCATCACCCCTGAGGACGTTGCCGGCGTCAACGCACGGGTGGAGGAACTGTTGGGCCCTTTTGACGTCTGGGAAGTTTGCCCCCATGCCGAACAGGACGGCTGCCAGTGCCGGAAACCCGCGCCGGGAATGGTCCACAGCGCCTGCCGGAAACTCGGCGTCCCCGAGTCCCAGGCAGCGCTCATTGGCGACATCGGCGCCGACGTCAGGGCTGCCGAAGCAGCCGGTGCCACCGGCGTCCTGGTCCCCACCCCGGTAACCCTCCCCGAAGAAGTGGCTGATGCGCGCCTGGTGGCACCGGACCTGGCAGGGGCCGTGCTCCTGCTGCAGGAGGGGCGGTAA
- a CDS encoding glycosyltransferase family 9 protein — protein sequence MGRVLVARLDSMGDVLLAGPAVRAVANGRIPDGSRANHVVLLCGRQGEAAAGILPGVSEVYSWDSPWIMNPAPKMTGPHADRLIEYVRNSRITEAVILTSFHQSPLPLALLLRLAGVERITGASTDYAGSLLDVRLKPGEDFPEDQPEAERALGIAEAAGFRLPAADDGKLRLASVPDVRDLVGEEPYVVVHPGAAVPARAWPPLHHAAAVELLQGAGHRVVVTGGPGETSLTATVAGPSALDLGGRTDLHTLAGVMSGADAVVTGNTGPAHLAAAVGTPVACLFSPVVPAIRWAPYGVPLELLGDQNAACRMSRARVCPVPGHPCLASVAPEDVVAAVERLMGGVSSFSTHVSTRRKARNR from the coding sequence ATGGGCCGCGTCCTGGTGGCTCGCCTGGACAGCATGGGCGATGTCCTGCTGGCCGGCCCTGCGGTCAGGGCCGTAGCCAACGGCAGGATCCCGGATGGCAGCAGGGCCAACCACGTAGTCCTGTTGTGCGGCAGGCAGGGGGAAGCTGCGGCCGGGATCCTGCCGGGAGTCTCGGAGGTCTACAGCTGGGACAGCCCGTGGATCATGAACCCGGCGCCCAAGATGACTGGTCCGCACGCAGACCGGCTGATTGAGTACGTCCGGAACTCCCGGATCACCGAGGCCGTCATCCTCACCTCCTTCCACCAGTCGCCTTTGCCGCTCGCACTGCTGCTGCGGCTGGCCGGGGTGGAACGCATCACCGGAGCTTCCACCGACTATGCAGGGTCCCTCCTGGACGTCCGGCTCAAACCCGGGGAGGACTTCCCCGAGGACCAGCCGGAGGCCGAACGCGCCCTGGGCATCGCGGAGGCGGCGGGCTTCCGGCTTCCGGCAGCGGATGACGGCAAGCTCCGCCTCGCCTCCGTACCCGATGTCCGGGATCTCGTGGGCGAGGAGCCGTACGTGGTGGTCCACCCCGGCGCCGCCGTGCCCGCCAGGGCCTGGCCGCCGCTGCACCACGCAGCCGCCGTCGAACTCCTCCAGGGAGCCGGGCACCGGGTGGTGGTCACCGGCGGGCCGGGCGAAACCTCGCTCACAGCAACCGTGGCAGGTCCCTCGGCCCTGGACCTCGGCGGCCGCACCGACCTCCATACGCTGGCCGGCGTCATGTCCGGCGCCGACGCCGTCGTCACCGGAAACACCGGTCCCGCCCACCTGGCCGCCGCTGTCGGCACACCCGTTGCCTGCCTTTTTTCACCGGTCGTGCCGGCCATCCGCTGGGCCCCGTACGGGGTTCCCCTGGAACTCCTGGGCGACCAGAACGCCGCCTGCAGGATGTCCCGCGCCAGGGTCTGTCCGGTTCCCGGCCACCCGTGCCTGGCCTCGGTTGCCCCGGAGGATGTGGTGGCAGCCGTGGAACGCCTCATGGGCGGAGTGAGCTCCTTCAGTACGCACGTCAGCACCCGTAGAAAGGCCCGCAACAGATGA